One window of Saprospiraceae bacterium genomic DNA carries:
- a CDS encoding NAD(P)-binding domain-containing protein, whose amino-acid sequence MDLLISELILEELIIYGSVAVVCFTIIFFYIRKQQKQSKHFEAKIIKAKEEGLFEPVSLHPVIDTNSCIKTGACLTACPEKDIIGIVNGRATLVNASQCIGHGACFHACPVEAITLRIGTEKRGVDLPHVNQNFESNVPGIYIAGELGGMGLIKNSVEQGKNAVENMAKVGFNKNNPQFDLIIIGAGPAGIAASLNAKKHNLKFITLEQDSLGGTVFTFPRTKIVMTAPMHLPLFGKIQLRDTSKSELLDLWIKVLSENNIKIKENTKVESIAYKDEQFIVTTNTGENFQTEKIVLAIGRRGSPRKLNVPGEQLEKVAYRLLEPENIFNKKIIVVGGGDSAIEAALSLAEQNEVLLSYRGDSFGRIKPKNNEKIKEAITLSKIDVRFNSTIHSIETTHILLKTENKEGLEQIENDLIYIFAGGELPTQFLEKAGIQISKRFGYTLLKHS is encoded by the coding sequence ATGGATCTTTTAATTTCTGAACTCATCCTCGAAGAATTAATAATTTATGGCTCCGTGGCCGTTGTTTGCTTTACAATTATTTTCTTTTACATCCGTAAGCAGCAAAAACAATCAAAACATTTTGAGGCAAAAATAATTAAAGCAAAGGAAGAGGGATTGTTTGAACCCGTTTCGTTACATCCAGTCATCGATACCAATTCATGCATTAAAACAGGCGCCTGCCTGACTGCTTGTCCTGAAAAAGATATAATCGGAATTGTAAATGGAAGAGCAACACTTGTAAATGCATCTCAATGCATTGGTCACGGTGCTTGTTTTCATGCGTGTCCGGTTGAAGCCATTACATTAAGAATCGGAACTGAAAAACGAGGAGTCGATTTACCGCATGTAAATCAAAATTTTGAAAGCAATGTACCTGGAATCTATATAGCAGGTGAATTGGGTGGCATGGGCTTGATTAAAAACAGTGTAGAGCAAGGAAAAAATGCGGTAGAAAACATGGCAAAGGTCGGTTTTAATAAAAACAATCCGCAATTTGATTTAATAATAATAGGAGCCGGACCTGCAGGCATTGCAGCTTCATTAAATGCTAAAAAACACAATCTCAAATTTATTACACTCGAACAAGATAGTTTAGGGGGAACTGTGTTTACGTTTCCCCGTACTAAAATTGTAATGACTGCTCCTATGCATTTACCTTTGTTTGGCAAAATTCAATTACGTGATACAAGTAAATCAGAATTATTGGACCTCTGGATCAAAGTACTTTCTGAAAATAATATTAAAATAAAAGAGAATACCAAAGTTGAATCCATCGCTTACAAAGACGAGCAATTTATTGTCACAACCAACACCGGTGAAAATTTCCAAACTGAAAAAATAGTATTGGCTATTGGGCGAAGAGGCAGTCCAAGAAAACTAAATGTACCTGGTGAACAATTAGAAAAAGTAGCATATAGATTGCTGGAACCAGAAAACATTTTCAATAAAAAAATAATAGTTGTTGGAGGTGGAGATTCTGCAATTGAAGCAGCCCTTTCATTGGCTGAACAAAATGAAGTATTGCTTTCCTATAGAGGAGATTCTTTTGGAAGAATAAAGCCAAAAAATAATGAAAAAATTAAGGAAGCAATTACTCTTTCTAAAATTGATGTTCGGTTTAATTCAACCATACATTCTATTGAAACAACTCACATTTTGCTAAAAACCGAGAACAAAGAAGGCTTAGAACAAATTGAAAACGATTTAATTTACATTTTTGCCGGAGGTGAGTTACCCACCCAATTTTTAGAAAAAGCAGGAATTCAAATTAGTAAACGATTTGGTTATACGCTTTTAAAACATTCTTGA